Proteins encoded within one genomic window of Granulicella pectinivorans:
- a CDS encoding CPBP family intramembrane glutamic endopeptidase: MDKTAMDILLFTLPALLGTFSGAALCVVFTRRVKLLWVLFAALYLAADTLILIFSPRLEHGQWNWSSKICSLLFALVVFFLFRLSRVEVGLVLPKDQLSWRWTLICIVGAVAFDGVLNYIFRTHQAPGLETIVYQATMPGLSEELTYRGISFALIQRAFSGAHGWWAKAAPALIPSLVFGLIHTYSPKNGFSYHEWSGFLFSLTLGLWFAWTRLRSGSLLGPIVAHNAANTAGCLIRGLR, from the coding sequence ATGGATAAGACGGCTATGGACATACTCTTGTTTACGCTGCCCGCACTGCTCGGGACGTTCAGCGGTGCGGCCTTGTGCGTTGTTTTCACACGCCGGGTGAAGCTTCTATGGGTTTTGTTCGCAGCTCTATATCTTGCCGCTGATACTTTGATCCTGATCTTTTCGCCGCGCCTGGAGCATGGACAGTGGAACTGGTCCTCGAAGATCTGTTCCCTGCTCTTCGCTTTGGTTGTCTTCTTCTTGTTCCGTCTCTCACGGGTGGAAGTCGGTCTGGTGCTTCCGAAGGACCAGCTTTCCTGGCGTTGGACGCTGATCTGTATCGTTGGCGCAGTGGCATTCGATGGAGTGCTGAACTATATCTTCCGTACACATCAAGCGCCGGGTCTTGAGACGATCGTCTACCAGGCGACCATGCCCGGCCTCAGTGAAGAGCTCACGTATCGCGGTATCAGTTTCGCGCTTATTCAGCGTGCATTTTCGGGCGCTCACGGTTGGTGGGCAAAGGCGGCTCCCGCTCTCATTCCCTCCCTTGTCTTCGGCCTGATCCATACGTACTCACCGAAGAACGGATTTTCTTACCATGAGTGGAGCGGGTTTCTGTTTTCACTGACGCTTGGACTCTGGTTCGCCTGGACTCGCCTGCGGAGCGGGAGTCTGTTGGGTCCCATCGTCGCGCACAATGCCGCAAACACAGCCGGGTGTCTCATCCGTGGACTACGCTAG